One genomic segment of Candidatus Eremiobacterota bacterium includes these proteins:
- a CDS encoding FHA domain-containing protein, protein MLNTLQPRVSKLVLFAVFAFLLAIVLKLDASFASPAQSREILVAAKTESQKTAGSTAAKDKKAEPKEAPSAAPATSPAAPPETSPAATSEASSTPSAAPSPGGSESMTPGASPTESASASVSPEASPSASAAPAEKAKFDITKYTIPIAGGVGGLIILLIVLRLVLGGRSKSVCERCGKPVLAGMVYCDDCSSSKKPYPGEEKSSPPPLKDREEPRPAPPVSTAEPKKKARPTGRVIATITVRKGANPGYKFSFYESQSQITCGRDPDCDFVIEDDEEVSERHAVISMAEGSSFLIHDMGNTSGLYLNNERVKQSGLKSGDVIRIGKTELTFARL, encoded by the coding sequence ATGCTGAACACATTGCAACCGAGAGTAAGTAAGCTTGTCCTTTTCGCTGTCTTTGCCTTTCTCCTCGCGATTGTCCTGAAGCTTGACGCGTCTTTTGCCTCGCCGGCGCAATCCAGGGAGATCCTTGTGGCGGCGAAAACAGAATCCCAAAAGACTGCCGGGAGCACTGCCGCCAAGGACAAAAAAGCCGAACCGAAAGAAGCCCCTTCCGCTGCTCCAGCGACAAGTCCCGCTGCTCCACCTGAGACAAGTCCCGCCGCCACTTCTGAGGCATCTTCCACCCCCTCTGCCGCTCCCTCGCCGGGGGGATCGGAAAGCATGACTCCCGGGGCCTCGCCGACGGAATCAGCTTCAGCATCGGTGTCTCCCGAGGCATCGCCTTCAGCATCGGCAGCTCCGGCAGAGAAAGCCAAGTTTGACATCACCAAGTACACAATCCCGATAGCAGGTGGTGTGGGAGGCCTTATAATCCTCCTTATCGTTCTCAGGCTGGTGCTTGGCGGCAGGAGCAAGAGCGTCTGTGAGCGCTGCGGCAAGCCTGTCCTCGCAGGGATGGTCTATTGCGATGATTGCTCTTCATCTAAAAAGCCTTATCCCGGAGAGGAAAAATCCTCACCGCCCCCCTTGAAGGATCGGGAGGAGCCCCGGCCTGCCCCGCCAGTATCGACTGCTGAGCCCAAGAAGAAGGCCCGTCCCACGGGCAGGGTCATCGCCACCATCACGGTGAGGAAGGGAGCAAACCCGGGCTATAAGTTCAGCTTTTACGAGTCCCAGTCGCAGATTACCTGCGGCAGGGACCCTGACTGCGATTTTGTCATAGAAGACGATGAAGAGGTCTCCGAAAGACATGCCGTCATTTCGATGGCTGAGGGCTCAAGCTTCCTTATCCATGACATGGGAAACACGTCGGGTCTTTACCTGAATAACGAGAGGGTAAAGCAGTCAGGCCTCAAGAGCGGGGACGTGATAAGGATCGGGAAGACAGAGCTTACTTTTGCAAGGCTTTAA
- a CDS encoding serine/threonine-protein kinase translates to MAVFGAGDEIEEKYRVRRILGEGGMNTVYMVETLKGGRVFAMKVTKPRSELGAHYAEAYNSFLKEVSILMSTRHPCIPRIEDYFSLGDQYVIVEEFLEGTSLDKYLEHNLPSERQVCEWGILLCNALQALHKEKIIFRDLKPANIVLSPSEEVKLIDFDIARTYKDGQARDTTLLGTPGYAAPETYGTSQSDPRSDIYSLGATLHNLITGADPQDNPLRFEPIEKLRSGVNPRFEQIIMKALSARPSDRYSSVDEMKKELQKVLPKLIAPMAPPLQPSFPSPPAGLAGTVQSTGIGCTTIEAVLQIVITLIIGVWWLVSHMSSCKINTESTPPPSPAASARVVRYYAAQEPSPGAGYGMASGMPGILTIATGSSYRVPRSRFLTIYKNTFNASPSFDVKPSLKLAFQSLEPGGDQEAEFSCVINKPGSYHMKVCFVMPQDVTYLTSAGSFTELPGEYGESSITTLTRWSGHDGEFNFKVSSKGTPVEGLIKWRPAESVPELTYDHDYPWLGPRALLWLTDKHESLVFTKGFMIMKN, encoded by the coding sequence ATGGCAGTTTTCGGGGCCGGTGACGAGATAGAGGAAAAATACCGCGTGCGCCGCATTCTCGGTGAAGGCGGCATGAACACGGTGTACATGGTGGAGACCCTCAAGGGGGGCCGGGTTTTCGCCATGAAAGTGACAAAACCCCGCAGTGAGCTTGGCGCCCATTATGCAGAGGCTTACAACTCCTTTCTGAAGGAAGTCTCGATCCTCATGTCCACGAGGCACCCCTGCATTCCCCGCATCGAGGATTATTTTTCCCTCGGCGATCAGTATGTCATTGTCGAGGAGTTTCTCGAGGGCACCTCCCTCGACAAGTACCTCGAGCACAACCTCCCCAGCGAGCGTCAGGTCTGCGAGTGGGGCATCCTGCTCTGCAATGCCCTCCAGGCCCTCCACAAGGAAAAGATAATATTCCGCGATCTCAAGCCGGCGAACATAGTGCTCTCCCCCTCGGAAGAGGTGAAGCTTATTGATTTTGACATTGCCCGCACTTACAAGGACGGCCAGGCCAGGGACACGACACTGCTGGGGACACCAGGATACGCCGCCCCCGAGACATACGGCACCTCGCAGAGCGATCCCCGCTCTGACATATACTCTCTGGGCGCCACGCTCCACAACCTCATTACCGGCGCTGACCCCCAGGACAATCCTCTCAGGTTCGAGCCCATAGAGAAATTGCGCAGCGGCGTGAATCCAAGGTTTGAGCAGATAATCATGAAGGCTCTCAGCGCGCGGCCTTCCGACCGCTACAGCTCAGTCGATGAGATGAAAAAGGAGCTGCAGAAGGTGCTCCCCAAGCTCATCGCTCCCATGGCGCCTCCGCTGCAGCCGTCTTTCCCCTCGCCTCCCGCGGGCCTGGCAGGGACTGTGCAGTCTACGGGGATCGGGTGCACTACGATAGAAGCAGTTCTCCAGATCGTGATAACTCTCATAATAGGAGTGTGGTGGCTTGTTTCCCACATGTCTTCGTGTAAAATAAACACTGAGAGCACCCCGCCACCCTCACCGGCGGCGAGCGCCAGGGTGGTCCGTTACTACGCTGCTCAGGAGCCCTCACCGGGCGCAGGGTATGGCATGGCTTCGGGTATGCCCGGTATTCTCACGATAGCCACGGGTTCATCATACAGGGTTCCCCGCAGCAGGTTCCTCACCATCTATAAGAATACTTTCAACGCCTCGCCTTCATTCGATGTGAAGCCTTCGCTCAAGCTTGCCTTCCAGTCTCTTGAGCCCGGCGGCGACCAGGAGGCAGAGTTTTCCTGTGTCATAAATAAGCCTGGCAGCTATCATATGAAAGTATGCTTCGTGATGCCCCAGGATGTGACCTATCTGACCAGCGCCGGCTCTTTCACGGAGCTGCCGGGAGAGTATGGGGAGAGCTCCATCACCACTCTTACCCGCTGGTCGGGCCACGATGGGGAGTTCAATTTTAAGGTGTCAAGCAAAGGCACGCCCGTCGAGGGCCTTATCAAGTGGCGGCCCGCGGAGAGTGTACCTGAGCTTACCTATGACCATGACTATCCCTGGCTCGGCCCCAGGGCCCTGCTGTGGCTCACCGACAAGCATGAGAGCCTGGTTTTCACCAAAGGCTTCATGATAATGAAAAATTAG
- the mnmA gene encoding tRNA 2-thiouridine(34) synthase MnmA, translating into MKLLVGMSGGVDSSVAAALLKEEGHEVTGVTMKVWEGGAPQGGGRTHEKHSCYGPGELHDIQDAKLVAELLGIPFSVIDLSEAYRREVLEYFREEYLAGRTPNPCIRCNYRVKFGFLLEKAGMAGIHFDMFATGHYAKRCFDEKTGRYGLEKALDRKKDQSYFLSYLTQEQLGRTLFPLGGLLKEEVRSHARRLGLSVTEKAESQDFLEESCRSLIFEGRVSEGPIVSEEGTRLGTHRGIVYYTVGQRKGLGISSREPLYVIGIDAPRNTLVVGPEERLFSRGLITGSPRWIAFESPPRSLRARVRIRLAHREAEAEITAMTGGRLKVLFEKAQKGITPGQVAVFYDGDRVLGGAIIEKREER; encoded by the coding sequence ATGAAGCTCCTTGTCGGGATGAGCGGTGGCGTTGATTCTTCCGTGGCGGCAGCCCTTCTTAAAGAGGAGGGCCACGAAGTCACAGGCGTCACCATGAAGGTCTGGGAAGGCGGAGCGCCGCAGGGGGGAGGGCGCACCCATGAAAAACATTCCTGCTACGGGCCGGGTGAGCTCCATGACATTCAGGATGCAAAACTTGTTGCAGAGCTCCTGGGCATTCCTTTCTCTGTTATTGACCTCAGCGAGGCGTACCGCCGGGAAGTCCTTGAATACTTCAGAGAGGAATACCTTGCCGGCAGAACACCAAATCCCTGCATCCGCTGCAATTACAGGGTGAAGTTCGGCTTTCTCCTTGAGAAGGCGGGCATGGCAGGAATTCACTTTGACATGTTTGCCACCGGCCATTATGCAAAGAGGTGCTTTGATGAAAAGACGGGGCGGTATGGCCTGGAAAAAGCACTTGACAGAAAAAAGGACCAGTCATACTTCCTCTCGTACCTCACCCAGGAGCAGCTCGGCCGTACCTTGTTTCCCCTGGGAGGGCTCCTCAAGGAGGAGGTGCGCTCTCATGCGAGGCGCCTCGGCCTCTCCGTCACCGAAAAGGCAGAAAGCCAGGACTTTCTCGAGGAGAGCTGCCGCTCCCTCATCTTTGAAGGCAGGGTGAGCGAGGGGCCCATTGTGAGCGAGGAAGGGACAAGGCTCGGGACACACCGCGGCATTGTCTATTACACCGTCGGCCAGAGGAAAGGGCTGGGCATCTCGTCACGGGAGCCTCTTTATGTCATCGGGATAGACGCCCCCCGCAACACCCTCGTGGTGGGGCCTGAAGAGAGGCTTTTCTCACGGGGGCTCATTACCGGCAGCCCCCGCTGGATAGCCTTTGAGAGCCCCCCGCGGAGCCTTCGGGCAAGGGTCCGCATAAGGCTTGCCCACAGGGAGGCCGAAGCGGAGATCACCGCCATGACCGGCGGCAGGCTGAAAGTGCTTTTTGAGAAGGCTCAGAAAGGCATCACACCCGGGCAGGTGGCAGTGTTTTATGACGGTGACAGGGTCCTCGGGGGCGCCATCATAGAGAAAAGGGAAGAGCGTTAG
- a CDS encoding serine/threonine-protein kinase produces the protein MPELAAGTVVENKYKVVRLIGEGGMNRVYLVDSLVADRQWAMKVTREPSEIQSTEQEAYNHFLKEIAILTTIRHPNIPAVADYFTLGGQCYIIEEFIEGITLEERAEQHLPSLKEVLAWGLVICEVLEVLHKNGIIFRDLKPANMMLSKEGALKLVDFSIARYFKEGKPLDTSLLGTPGYAAPETYGKAQSDERSDIYSLGATLHHLLTGVNPQDHPFQFAPVSDLRPDAHSTLSALVMRALAMNPAERFQSVKEMKAALCKEEERLNPLPAPAANPLPPCTAPTYFDFFLKMVQVIVVILVVLIKLLAVNEEHGNSPRGASGVPRVIYTTPAPAEFSGRMPQVPKDWEKQVPRATRVSFLPTLKYPPWGSFSLHFGDSGVPYRDTFLYFTESSAGDLVPGAPYVTLSAERIPPGGTIEVFWCFRAHYHSPVSSGAWVHKVRCFLAMPVNDSYLKGTGEFMEIPCRLAAFSSDPPGALIDGGKEIRFNVNSDDSVIKCMMVWKISDLIPLLKYRKAEPWKGPRAVIAMEEVHYRWQYTKGFLVAPPLPAPHAKKKGKAQ, from the coding sequence ATGCCGGAGCTTGCTGCAGGAACGGTTGTTGAGAATAAGTACAAGGTGGTCCGCCTCATAGGCGAGGGAGGCATGAACAGGGTGTACCTTGTGGACAGCCTTGTAGCAGACAGGCAGTGGGCCATGAAGGTCACGAGGGAGCCCTCTGAAATACAGTCAACGGAGCAGGAGGCCTACAATCACTTCCTCAAGGAGATCGCCATCCTCACGACGATCAGGCACCCCAATATCCCCGCCGTGGCAGATTACTTCACCCTTGGTGGCCAGTGCTACATCATTGAAGAGTTTATTGAAGGGATCACCCTTGAAGAGCGTGCGGAACAGCATCTCCCCTCCCTCAAGGAAGTTCTCGCCTGGGGCCTTGTCATCTGCGAGGTTCTCGAGGTGCTCCATAAAAATGGAATCATATTCCGCGACCTCAAGCCTGCCAACATGATGCTCTCAAAGGAGGGAGCTCTCAAGCTTGTAGATTTTTCCATTGCCCGCTATTTCAAGGAAGGGAAGCCCCTTGACACGTCGCTTCTCGGCACTCCCGGCTACGCCGCCCCCGAAACTTATGGAAAAGCTCAGAGCGACGAGAGATCTGATATCTATTCCCTTGGCGCCACGCTCCATCATCTTCTTACGGGAGTGAACCCCCAGGACCATCCCTTCCAGTTTGCCCCGGTGAGCGACCTCCGCCCCGATGCTCACAGTACCCTGTCGGCCCTTGTAATGAGAGCCCTTGCGATGAATCCCGCCGAGAGGTTCCAGTCGGTGAAGGAAATGAAGGCTGCTCTTTGCAAAGAGGAAGAGAGGCTCAACCCGCTCCCTGCCCCCGCTGCAAATCCGCTTCCTCCATGCACTGCCCCCACTTATTTTGATTTTTTCTTGAAAATGGTACAGGTTATTGTGGTGATTCTGGTAGTGCTGATCAAACTCCTGGCAGTAAATGAGGAGCACGGCAATTCTCCCCGTGGAGCTTCCGGTGTGCCGAGAGTGATATACACGACTCCCGCACCGGCAGAATTCAGCGGCAGGATGCCTCAGGTTCCCAAGGACTGGGAAAAGCAGGTACCCAGGGCCACACGGGTCTCATTCCTTCCCACGCTCAAGTATCCCCCCTGGGGAAGCTTCAGCCTCCACTTTGGAGACAGCGGAGTTCCTTACAGAGATACCTTTCTCTATTTTACAGAGTCTTCCGCCGGTGACCTTGTTCCTGGTGCGCCTTATGTGACCCTTTCGGCAGAGAGAATACCCCCCGGCGGCACCATTGAAGTGTTCTGGTGCTTCAGGGCCCATTACCACAGCCCGGTCTCCTCGGGAGCCTGGGTTCACAAGGTGAGGTGCTTTCTGGCCATGCCCGTCAATGACAGTTATCTCAAGGGAACCGGCGAATTCATGGAGATTCCCTGCCGTCTTGCGGCTTTCAGCTCAGATCCTCCGGGAGCGTTGATAGACGGTGGAAAAGAAATCAGGTTCAACGTGAACAGTGATGATTCAGTGATAAAATGCATGATGGTATGGAAGATCTCAGACTTGATCCCCCTGCTGAAATACCGCAAGGCGGAGCCGTGGAAAGGCCCCAGGGCCGTCATCGCCATGGAGGAAGTCCATTACCGGTGGCAGTACACCAAGGGATTCCTCGTGGCCCCTCCCCTTCCCGCGCCCCATGCGAAGAAGAAAGGCAAGGCTCAATGA
- a CDS encoding M28 family peptidase — translation MGRRKATLPLWKSYYPYAAIPLLCGAALLLLSFFWQGRPAFDEKRAYGHMTRILEYGPRPPGSQALEKVRAYLVASLSQDGLPVTEDTFQAKTPLGKVVMKNITAIVPGDPERVVIVGAHYESKYFPQFAFVGANDNASGTAALLELARILPGKKHRFTTKLVFFDGEEALVQWSPSDGLYGSRRFVEESVKDGSLGRIKAMLLLDMIGDGNLAVNRDLNSTTALSKLMETTAAELGYSDYFSGSDICLDDDHIPFLRKGIPSLDIIDFTYPEWHTAGDVLERTSEKSLGIVGAVIERMLERMNNI, via the coding sequence ATGGGAAGAAGGAAGGCGACTCTCCCTCTCTGGAAGAGCTATTACCCCTATGCGGCGATCCCGCTCCTGTGCGGAGCAGCCCTTCTCCTGCTCAGCTTTTTCTGGCAGGGCAGACCCGCTTTTGATGAGAAGAGAGCCTATGGTCATATGACCAGAATCCTGGAATACGGCCCCCGGCCGCCGGGCTCGCAGGCCCTGGAAAAAGTGCGGGCTTACCTGGTGGCGTCCCTCTCGCAGGACGGTCTCCCGGTGACAGAAGATACCTTCCAGGCAAAAACTCCTCTGGGCAAGGTGGTCATGAAGAATATCACCGCCATCGTCCCGGGAGACCCGGAGCGCGTCGTGATCGTCGGTGCCCATTACGAGTCCAAGTATTTTCCGCAGTTCGCCTTCGTGGGCGCAAACGACAATGCATCGGGCACGGCGGCCCTTCTTGAGCTTGCGAGGATTCTCCCCGGCAAGAAGCACCGCTTCACCACAAAGCTGGTATTTTTTGACGGCGAGGAGGCCCTTGTGCAGTGGTCCCCGTCTGACGGCCTTTACGGGAGCAGGAGGTTTGTCGAGGAGAGCGTGAAGGACGGCTCCCTCGGCAGGATAAAGGCGATGCTGCTGCTTGACATGATTGGTGACGGAAATCTTGCGGTGAACAGGGATCTCAACTCGACGACGGCTCTTTCAAAGCTCATGGAAACCACGGCGGCAGAGCTCGGTTATTCAGACTATTTCTCCGGAAGCGACATCTGCCTCGACGATGACCATATCCCTTTTCTCAGGAAGGGGATCCCATCGCTGGACATCATAGATTTCACCTATCCTGAATGGCATACTGCCGGTGACGTACTCGAGAGGACAAGCGAGAAAAGCCTTGGCATCGTCGGGGCCGTCATCGAGAGAATGCTCGAGCGCATGAATAATATCTGA
- a CDS encoding amidohydrolase, which produces MSTAAVVKNARFVGQEHQGCDAMLIEGGKIRALAKTSDIDALSGGTCEVIDMAGAFIVPGFIDTHTHFLHTGLHMTMVSLVAAKSIDEMITILREEEGETAEWKKGFGFDESLFSEGRRPTRHDLDKAEATRPLVIFRRDYHSCVVNTAALKSLSLPEAIASHAVSEGIFAGKANDWIRQVLSKSTGDRERREACMKAAALALSRGVTTVHALEGGSLFTTEDLEFFIEGGLPLGPRVVLYPQITDIRWVKERGLPRIGGCLLVDGSFGSWTAALSEPYQDRADTAGILYFDDGALFSFVERAHSEGLQISLHAIGDRAIRQAVDAYERALARHPAADHRHRIEHCELPSVSDIERIAKLGIALGVQPAFESLWGGEGKMYHRRLGLRRMRRTNPLRELQEAGIVMGGGSDSDVTPLDPFLGIEAAATHPTKPSRLTVSEGLELYTGNAAFLSRGEGSPGRLAEGMAADFTVLSMNPLQTPGGELGRIRILKTFVGGECLFEGADTPGAKNIR; this is translated from the coding sequence ATGAGCACTGCCGCCGTTGTCAAGAATGCCCGTTTTGTCGGCCAGGAGCACCAGGGCTGCGATGCCATGCTCATCGAAGGGGGGAAGATAAGGGCTCTTGCAAAAACCTCCGACATTGACGCCCTCTCCGGCGGAACCTGTGAGGTCATTGATATGGCGGGAGCCTTCATTGTGCCGGGCTTTATTGACACCCACACCCATTTTCTTCACACAGGCCTCCATATGACAATGGTCTCCCTGGTGGCGGCAAAAAGCATCGATGAGATGATAACAATCCTGAGAGAGGAAGAGGGTGAGACGGCGGAGTGGAAGAAGGGCTTCGGTTTTGACGAGTCGCTCTTCAGTGAGGGGAGGAGGCCCACAAGGCATGACCTGGATAAGGCCGAGGCCACAAGACCCCTGGTGATTTTCAGAAGAGATTACCATTCATGTGTCGTCAACACCGCGGCCCTTAAGAGCCTTTCGTTGCCGGAGGCCATAGCGTCGCATGCGGTGAGTGAGGGGATTTTTGCCGGGAAGGCCAATGACTGGATCCGCCAGGTTCTCTCAAAGAGCACAGGCGACCGCGAGAGGCGCGAGGCTTGCATGAAAGCCGCGGCGCTCGCTCTTTCAAGGGGAGTGACGACTGTCCACGCCCTTGAGGGGGGAAGCCTTTTTACCACTGAGGACCTTGAGTTTTTCATTGAGGGAGGCCTTCCTCTGGGGCCCCGTGTGGTCCTTTATCCGCAGATAACGGACATCCGTTGGGTGAAAGAGAGGGGCCTCCCAAGGATCGGCGGATGCCTCCTGGTGGATGGATCTTTCGGCTCCTGGACTGCGGCCCTCTCGGAGCCTTATCAGGACAGGGCCGATACGGCGGGGATTCTTTACTTTGACGACGGGGCGCTTTTTTCTTTCGTTGAGAGAGCACACAGCGAAGGCCTTCAAATATCCCTCCATGCCATCGGCGACAGGGCTATCCGCCAGGCAGTCGATGCATACGAAAGAGCGCTTGCACGGCACCCTGCGGCAGATCACCGCCACAGGATTGAGCATTGCGAGCTCCCTTCAGTGTCTGATATTGAGAGGATAGCAAAGCTGGGCATAGCCCTTGGGGTGCAGCCTGCCTTTGAGTCTCTGTGGGGCGGCGAGGGAAAGATGTATCACCGGCGCCTCGGTCTCCGCAGGATGAGAAGGACGAACCCCCTGAGAGAGCTCCAGGAGGCAGGCATTGTCATGGGGGGAGGGTCCGACAGCGATGTGACCCCTCTGGATCCTTTCCTCGGCATTGAAGCGGCGGCAACCCATCCCACGAAGCCATCGAGGCTCACGGTGAGTGAGGGCCTGGAGCTTTACACCGGGAATGCGGCATTCCTCTCCCGCGGGGAAGGCTCCCCGGGAAGGCTTGCCGAGGGGATGGCCGCTGATTTCACGGTACTCTCAATGAACCCTTTGCAGACGCCTGGGGGAGAGCTTGGGAGAATAAGGATTTTGAAGACCTTCGTGGGGGGGGAATGTCTTTTTGAAGGGGCAGATACCCCTGGAGCGAAGAACATCAGGTAA
- a CDS encoding peptidase translates to MKRTTLFAALFLLLLLSPWAMADTAGLQAKKAEKDLLGLPPSLGPLYWSRIEKTAYLKGQFSKLYPVAITYDKTLLSGKDRHVLEHLVEASRYVDRIFLRQVSARNEEIKKILEKSADPLDRLTYKYFLFNFGPFDRLNEFHPFFGNRERPLGANFYPADMTKEELESWLTLHPEDREAFTSDFTVIRRKGKDLAAVPYSQEYADLLEPTARALEEASRITENGTLRDFLAKRARALRTNDYFESDLAWMSIEGSLLDLVIGPYEVYEDKLFNYKASFEAYVFLNLPGEAKKFEQYTSHLRDMEANLPLPGADKNLDKDFSSPIRIVHLIYSAGDARSGIHTAAFALPNDERVRKEKGCKKVMLKNIMEGKFRGSTYPIAQKVIMKEQLPFVTFEAYFRDTVFHELSHGLGPGLIALPDGTRKDTRVCLKENYSSIEECKADALSVYNQLFLMDKGVISRDDFKSLCVSYLAGIFRSVRFGIEESHGRGSLVQLNWMMEKGAFSYDSLTGTYRINFSRFAEANRSLARELLEIQARGDYEGSGQFLRKYGACPSHLMETFSRLYEVPVDIEPLFEYGAS, encoded by the coding sequence ATGAAAAGAACCACGCTCTTTGCGGCATTATTCCTGCTCCTGCTCCTGTCCCCATGGGCCATGGCGGATACGGCGGGCCTCCAGGCCAAAAAGGCCGAGAAGGATCTGCTGGGGCTCCCCCCGTCGCTTGGCCCCCTCTACTGGTCCCGCATTGAAAAGACGGCTTACCTGAAAGGGCAGTTCTCCAAGCTCTACCCGGTGGCCATCACCTATGACAAGACCCTCCTCTCCGGGAAAGACCGCCATGTCCTTGAGCACCTCGTAGAAGCCTCGCGCTATGTTGACCGCATCTTCCTGAGGCAGGTCTCCGCCAGGAACGAGGAGATAAAGAAGATCCTCGAGAAATCGGCCGATCCTCTTGACCGCCTTACCTACAAATATTTTCTTTTTAATTTCGGCCCTTTTGACAGGCTCAATGAGTTCCATCCCTTTTTCGGGAACAGGGAGCGCCCTCTCGGCGCCAATTTCTACCCTGCCGACATGACCAAGGAGGAGCTTGAGAGCTGGCTCACCCTTCATCCCGAGGACAGGGAGGCTTTCACGAGCGATTTCACCGTCATCAGGAGAAAGGGGAAGGACCTTGCGGCCGTTCCCTATTCCCAGGAATATGCCGACCTGCTTGAGCCGACGGCGCGGGCTCTTGAGGAGGCCTCGCGGATAACTGAGAACGGAACCCTCAGGGATTTCCTTGCAAAGAGGGCCAGGGCCTTAAGGACCAATGATTATTTCGAGAGCGATCTCGCCTGGATGTCCATAGAGGGAAGCCTGCTGGACCTGGTGATCGGCCCCTACGAGGTCTATGAAGACAAGCTTTTCAACTACAAGGCCTCCTTTGAGGCTTACGTGTTCCTGAACCTACCCGGCGAGGCGAAGAAGTTTGAGCAATACACGAGCCACTTGAGGGACATGGAGGCCAACCTGCCCCTTCCCGGGGCCGACAAGAACCTGGATAAGGATTTTTCTTCGCCCATAAGGATCGTGCACCTCATTTACTCGGCGGGAGACGCCCGCTCGGGCATCCACACGGCGGCCTTTGCCCTTCCCAACGACGAGCGCGTGAGGAAGGAAAAAGGCTGCAAGAAGGTGATGCTCAAGAACATCATGGAGGGTAAGTTCAGGGGGAGCACCTATCCTATCGCCCAGAAGGTGATTATGAAGGAGCAGCTTCCCTTCGTGACCTTTGAGGCCTATTTCAGGGACACCGTATTTCACGAGCTCTCCCATGGCCTCGGTCCCGGACTCATTGCCCTCCCCGACGGCACCAGGAAGGACACAAGGGTCTGCCTCAAGGAGAACTACTCAAGCATCGAGGAGTGCAAGGCCGACGCCCTCTCGGTCTATAACCAGCTGTTCCTTATGGACAAGGGGGTGATCAGCCGCGATGACTTCAAGAGTCTCTGCGTCTCCTACCTTGCCGGCATCTTCCGCTCGGTGCGCTTCGGCATCGAGGAGTCCCACGGCAGGGGCTCCCTTGTGCAGCTCAACTGGATGATGGAAAAGGGGGCTTTCTCGTACGACAGCCTCACGGGGACATACAGGATAAACTTCAGCAGGTTTGCCGAGGCGAACCGCTCCCTGGCCCGTGAGCTTCTGGAGATCCAGGCCAGGGGCGATTATGAGGGGAGCGGGCAGTTCCTCAGGAAGTACGGGGCTTGCCCCTCCCACCTTATGGAGACCTTCAGCAGGCTTTACGAGGTCCCTGTTGATATCGAGCCCCTCTTTGAGTACGGGGCCTCTTAG
- a CDS encoding metallophosphatase: MAEELEIGIGSGTPLGILYTGDLHGNVEKMKYIATLVKEYRAKRGEVLLLDSGDWSRGSPLCDQNHGMPMAEVMAYLRYDAVALGEADLSWGIRGLKKLLAAAGFPFLCANISGELPPGIAPFAMKTSGGLKVALLGVSPPVKLPERHMAMTSPEEALAGTLKKIAPEKPHLVILLSHLGLEKDRELAGAFPALDVIIGGHSHDRLDKPERVGNVLITHGGAYGEFLGSLELAVGTAVTLKGKE, from the coding sequence ATGGCGGAAGAACTGGAGATAGGGATAGGGTCGGGCACCCCCCTGGGGATCCTTTACACCGGCGATCTGCACGGGAACGTGGAGAAAATGAAATATATAGCTACTCTTGTCAAGGAATACCGCGCAAAGAGGGGAGAGGTCCTGCTTCTGGACTCGGGCGACTGGAGCAGGGGAAGCCCCCTCTGCGACCAGAACCATGGCATGCCCATGGCGGAGGTGATGGCTTATCTCCGTTATGATGCCGTGGCCCTTGGAGAGGCCGATCTCTCCTGGGGCATAAGGGGCCTCAAAAAGCTCCTCGCCGCAGCGGGATTTCCCTTTCTCTGCGCCAACATTTCCGGTGAGCTCCCTCCGGGGATTGCGCCCTTTGCCATGAAAACATCGGGAGGGCTCAAAGTGGCACTTTTAGGAGTGAGCCCCCCGGTGAAGCTTCCCGAGCGCCACATGGCGATGACCTCTCCCGAGGAGGCACTTGCAGGGACACTGAAAAAGATAGCCCCTGAGAAGCCCCACCTGGTGATCCTCCTTTCCCACCTGGGACTTGAAAAAGACAGGGAGCTCGCGGGGGCTTTCCCTGCCCTGGATGTGATCATAGGCGGCCATTCCCATGACAGGCTTGATAAGCCTGAGCGCGTCGGGAATGTACTTATCACCCATGGCGGCGCCTACGGCGAGTTTCTCGGGAGCCTTGAGCTTGCCGTGGGAACGGCCGTCACGCTGAAGGGGAAAGAATAA